In Streptomyces sannanensis, the DNA window ATGAGGACCGCGACGCCCGCGACCTCGGCGCCGGCCCGTCGGATCAGCTCCAGCGAGGCCTCGGCCGTGCCGCCGGTGGCCAGGACGTCGTCGATGACCATGACGCGGTCACCGGCGGCCAGGTCCTCGGCATGGACCTCGATCTCGGCCGTGCCGTACTCCAGCGCGTACGCCTGGGACAGCGTGGCCCCGGGCAGCTTGCCCGCCTTCCGGACCGGGACGAAGCCCAGCCCGGCGCGTACGGCGACCGGCGCGGCCAGGATGAAGCCGCGCGCCTCCAGGCCGACGATCTTCGTCGCGCCATAACGTACGCACAGTTCGGCGAGGGCCTCGGTGAGGGCCGTGAACGCCTCGGGGTCCGCGAGCAGCGGCGTGATGTCCTTGAAGACCACACCGGGCTTCGGATAGTCGGGTACGTCCCGGATCCGGCTGAGCAGCAGCTCCCTCGTCGTCTTCATCGGCGCTTCCCCCGGCCCCTGGCGCCCGACCGGCGCTGACCGACGACCGCCGCGACGTCCTCGTGCTCCATGTCGAGCGACTCGGCGTCCTCGGCGGCGAAGCCCGTCTCCGGCTCGCCCTTGGCGTCCGCGGCGGCCCGCTTGGCGAGCACCCGCTTCTTCAGGGCCTTCATCTGCGGGTCGAGCTCCTTGAGGTCGGCGACCAGCGGGGTGGCGATGAAGATCGACGAGTACGCGCCGGCCGCGAGGCCGACGAACAGCGACAGCGAGATGTCGTTGAGCATGCCGGCGCCGAGGAATCCGCCGCCGATGAAGAGCAGACCGGCCACCGGCATCAGCGCGACGGCGGTGGTGTTGATGGAGCGCACCAGCGTGGCGTTGATCGAGCGGTTGGCGACCTCGCTGTAGGTCCAGCGGGTCTGCTTGGTGATGTCCTTCGAGCTCTCCTTCAGGGAGTCGAAGACGACGACCGTGTCGTAGAGCGAGTAACCGAGGATGGTCAGCAGACCGATCACGGTGCCCGGGGTGACCTCGAAGCCGACCAGGGCGTACACGCCGACGGTGATGGTGAGGTCGTGGACCAGTGCGATCAGCGCGGCGATGGCCATCCGCCACTCGAAGGCGATCGCGAGGTAGATCACCACCAGGACCATGAAGATCCCGAGGCCGGTCCAGGCCTTGTTGGCGATCTGCTCACCCCAGCTGGGACCGACCAGGTCGGCGTTGATCTCCTGCTCCGGGACGTTCAGCCCCGCCGCGAGGTCCGTCTTGACCGCGTTGGCCTTCTTGGTGTCCAGGCCGCTGACCTGGATGCGCAGACCACCGTTGCCCAGCTTCTGCACGATCGCGTCATGGCCGGACACACGCTCCGCGGCCTCCTGGACATGGGCGACCGAGACGGACGTCTTCGGGGTGGTGAAGACCGCACCGCCCTTGAACTCGATGCCGAAGTTGAGGCCCTGGATCGCCAGGCCGAGAGCGGCCGTGATGGTGATCAGGATCGAAATGCCGTACCAGAACTTCCGCTTGCCCACGAAGTCGTAGCCGACCTCG includes these proteins:
- a CDS encoding adenine phosphoribosyltransferase, coding for MKTTRELLLSRIRDVPDYPKPGVVFKDITPLLADPEAFTALTEALAELCVRYGATKIVGLEARGFILAAPVAVRAGLGFVPVRKAGKLPGATLSQAYALEYGTAEIEVHAEDLAAGDRVMVIDDVLATGGTAEASLELIRRAGAEVAGVAVLMELAFLSGRDRLKTALRGAPLEALITI
- the secF gene encoding protein translocase subunit SecF translates to MSRLGNIGARLYRGEVGYDFVGKRKFWYGISILITITAALGLAIQGLNFGIEFKGGAVFTTPKTSVSVAHVQEAAERVSGHDAIVQKLGNGGLRIQVSGLDTKKANAVKTDLAAGLNVPEQEINADLVGPSWGEQIANKAWTGLGIFMVLVVIYLAIAFEWRMAIAALIALVHDLTITVGVYALVGFEVTPGTVIGLLTILGYSLYDTVVVFDSLKESSKDITKQTRWTYSEVANRSINATLVRSINTTAVALMPVAGLLFIGGGFLGAGMLNDISLSLFVGLAAGAYSSIFIATPLVADLKELDPQMKALKKRVLAKRAAADAKGEPETGFAAEDAESLDMEHEDVAAVVGQRRSGARGRGKRR